A single genomic interval of Juglans regia cultivar Chandler chromosome 1, Walnut 2.0, whole genome shotgun sequence harbors:
- the LOC108987372 gene encoding monocopper oxidase-like protein SKS1: MARFGLSLFSLFSLVHIALIPSLCFSADPYVFYDLHVSYITASPLGVPQQVIAVNGKFPGPVINSTTNNNVVVNVRNDLDEDLLMTWSGIQMRRNSWQDGTLGTNCPIHPKWNWTYQFQVKDQIGSFFYFPSLQFQRASGGFGPFIINNRDIIQIPFAQPDGDIFIMIGDWFSRNHSALRSVLDAGEDLGMPDGVLINGKGPYRYNTTLVPDGIQYESIGVDPGKTYRLRVHNVGISTCLNFRIQNHFLILAETEGHYTVQQNFTDVDIHVGQSYSFLVTMDQNASSDYYIVASARFVNESLWQRVTGVAVLHYSNSKGSATGPLPDPPNDFYDKSRPVNQALSIRQNVSSSGARPNPQGSFHYGSINVTDTYVMKIVPPVKINGTLRATLNGISFVNPETPIRLADQNKVKGEYKLDFPNKPLNRTPRIDTSVINATYKGFIEVIFQNNDTVVQSIHMDGYSFFMVGMDFGEWTEEKRDRYNKWDAISRSTTQVFPGGWTAVLVSLDNPGAWNIRAENLDRWYLGQETYMRIVNPEENGETEMAAPGNVLYCGALQHLAKNQTNSAVSILTGSSKLFFNLLVAFFPLITIFS; the protein is encoded by the exons ATGGCTCGTTTTGGGCTCTCCCtgttttctctgttttctttagTCCACATTGCTCTTATTCCGAGCCTCTGTTTTTCGGCTGACCCCTACGTTTTCTATGACCTGCATGTCTCTTACATCACTGCCTCCCCTCTTGGCGTTCCTCAACAG GTTATAGCAGTAAATGGGAAGTTTCCGGGTCCAGTAATCAATTCTACTACTAATAACAATGTTGTTGTCAATGTACGGAATGATTTGGATGAAGACCTGCTAATGACCTG GTCTGGAATTCAAATGCGGCGTAATTCATGGCAGGATGGTACTCTTGGCACAAATTGTCCAATTCACCCCAAATGGAATTGGACGTATCAGTTTCAAGTCAAGGATCAAATTGGGAGCTTTTTCTACTTCCCGTCCCTCCAGTTTCAGAGAGCATCTGGTGGCTTTGGTCCTTTCATTATTAATAATCGGGATATAATTCAGATTCCTTTTGCTCAGCCAGACGGGGACATCTTCATTATGATCGGTGACTGGTTTTCCCGGAACCATTCG gCGCTGCGGTCTGTCCTTGATGCCGGAGAAGACCTTGGGATGCCTGATGGAGTTCTTATCAATGGAAAGGGACCTTACCGATACAATACCACTCTTGTACCTGATGGCATCCAGTATGAATCCATTGGAGTCGATCCAG GCAAAACATATCGACTCCGCGTGCACAATGTTGGAATTTCGACTTGTTTAAACTTCAGAATTCAAAACCATTTTCTGATTCTCGCGGAAACGGAAGGACATTATACAGTGCAACAAAATTTTACTGACGTAGATATTCATGTTGGgcaatcttattcttttttggtCACCATGGATCAGAATGCAAGTTCTGATTACTACATCGTTGCAAGTGCTAGGTTTGTGAATGAATCACTTTGGCAGAGAGTGACCGGTGTTGCCGTTTTACACTACTCCAATTCTAAAGGGTCAGCAACTGGTCCTCTACCTGATCCACCAAATGACTTTTATGACAAGTCAAGGCCAGTAAACCAGGCACTAAGCATCAG GCAAAATGTATCTTCAAGTGGAGCTCGCCCTAATCCACAGGGGTCTTTCCACTACGGTTCAATTAATGTGACAGACACATATGTGATGAAGATTGTGCCACCAGTAAAGATCAATGGGACACTTCGAGCGACACTCAATGGGATCTCATTTGTTAACCCGGAGACGCCAATCAGGCTTGCTGACCAGAATAAAGTGAAGGGAGAGTATAAGCTTGATTTCCCCAATAAGCCACTTAACAGAACCCCCCGGATAGACACATCTGTTATTAATGCTACTTACAAGGGCTTCATAGAAGTGATATTTCAGAACAATGACACTGTTGTGCAGAGTATTCATATGGATGGCTATTCATTTTTTATGGTCGG GATGGACTTCGGTGAGTGgacagaagaaaaaagagatagaTACAACAAGTGGGATGCAATTTCTCGCTCCACTACGCAG GTTTTTCCTGGTGGTTGGACAGCAGTCCTTGTCTCTCTTGACAATCCTGGAGCATGGAACATTAGAGCAGAAAATCTTGATAGATGGTATCTAGGCCAAGAAACTTATATGAGAATTGTCAATCCTGAAGAAAATGGTGAAACGGAGATGGCTGCACCTGGCAATGTTTTATACTGCGGTGCCCTTCAGCACTTAGCGAA GAATCAGACCAACTCTGCGGTATCAATTCTAACGGGAAGCTCAAAGCTGTTTTTTAATCTGCTGGTGGCATTCTTTCCTCTGATTACCATTTTTAGCTAA